Proteins encoded within one genomic window of candidate division Zixibacteria bacterium HGW-Zixibacteria-1:
- the rpmB gene encoding 50S ribosomal protein L28 produces the protein MAKVCEICGKKPVFGNAISHAHNITKRRWNPNLQNVRANVDGTVKKIRVCTSCLKAGKVLKVTRHKKARPEGAQPTV, from the coding sequence ATGGCTAAAGTTTGTGAAATATGCGGGAAAAAGCCTGTATTCGGAAATGCGATTTCGCACGCACATAATATAACGAAACGGCGCTGGAATCCGAACCTTCAGAATGTCCGGGCTAATGTTGACGGAACGGTGAAAAAGATCAGAGTTTGCACTTCCTGTCTCAAAGCGGGCAAGGTCCTCAAAGTGACCCGCCATAAGAAAGCGCGCCCGGAGGGTGCCCAGCCGACCGTCTGA